Proteins from a single region of Urocitellus parryii isolate mUroPar1 chromosome 4, mUroPar1.hap1, whole genome shotgun sequence:
- the LOC144254619 gene encoding serine protease FAM111A-like, giving the protein MSCKKRRSQKNLFDVKKNMKIENYFSQVPKEEQNNSDIIQMKMQSRKRPRDITNTQDQSSHSPRKTPKVQTTSSNKIINITLDVNLGKNENRKHILIHSEEDSLLVGLKTLDAVRKAMEARPGKEILVRGTEGIEGFLNLGMPLSCFPENSHVVITFSKSKSKQKEDGQVFGRLNQESTDVVKFYIHAIGNTRKRIVKRGELHKKGNKLCVYGFKGETIKDTMCKDGRFLPFLETDNWKLIGNLDSILENSQMIDELEGKLFQVEADQVMNPKAAAAQNNEVEERNTRVLKEYIVEEYPCLKRESEKIRENLKEKMKKRQKNTSLFKLHKTNFGKRTKNSTPVKVIKHLSHLSDSVGYIFWNNNGIEGCATCFVFKGLFIFTCRHVINDIVGEGIEPSQWADIISQCVMVKFDYEDTAVTKDNCFLVEPWFEISDTTLDYAVLKLKENGQEVPAGLYNGIGPIPSSGLIYIIGHPDGGKKHTDACVVIPQGKREEKCKEKIQMRTAGGYNKSEFIHMYTQRSFQEMLQNPDVITYDTTFFFGSSGSPVFDSKGSLVAMHAAGTTCLLLSEKAHIIEFGPAMNSILSHIKQNHERWYNDVFLNQQDVEMPSQEY; this is encoded by the exons ATGAGCTGTAAGAAACGCAGGTCACAGAAGAACTTGTTTGAtgtgaaaaaaaacatgaaaatagagaattatttttctcag GTCCCAAAAGAAGAGCAGAATAATTCCGATATTATTCAAATGAAGATGCAATCTAGAAAAAGGCCAAGAGATATAACTAACACCCAAGATCAAAGTTCCCACTCACCCAGGAAAACTCCAAAAGTCCAGACCACTTCTTCAAACAAGATCATTAATATTACCTTGGATGTAAACCTTGGAAAAAATGAGAACAGGAAACACATACTCATACACAGCGAGGAGGACAGCTTGCTGGTGGGGCTCAAGACCCTGGATGCTGTCAGAAAAGCTATGGAGGCTCGGCCAGGTAAGGAAATCCTGGTGCGTGGCACAGAAGGAATTGAAGGCTTCTTAAACCTTGGAATGCCACTCAGTTGTTTTCCTGAAAACAGCCACGTGGTAATTacattttccaaaagtaaaagcaagcagaaagaaGATGGCCAAGTATTTGGCCGGCTCAACCAGGAATCTACTGACGTGGTCAAATTTTACATTCATGCAATTGGGAATACCAGAAAACGAATTGTGAAGCGTGGGGAGCttcacaaaaaaggaaacaaactctGTGTCTATGGTTTCAAAGGAGAAACCATCAAGGACACCATGTGCAAGGATGGTAGGTTTCTTCCCTTTTTGGAGACTGACAATTGGAAGCTCATTGGTAACCTGGACTCCATTCTAGAAAACTCACAGATGATAGATGAGTTAGAAGGTAAGCTCTTTCAAGTTGAGGCTGATCAAGTAATGAACCCTAAGGCAGCAGCTGCTCAAAACAATGAGGTAGAAGAAAGAAACACCCGTGTGTTGAAAGAGTACATTGTGGAAGAGTATCCCtgtttgaaaagagaaagtgaaaaaatcagggaaaacttgaaggaaaaaatgaaaaaaagacagaagaatacttctctttttaaattgcatAAAACAAATTTTGGGAAACGCACAAAAAACTCAACTCCAGTGAAAGTGATCAAACATCTTTCACATCTCAGTGACTCAGTGGGGTACATATTCTGGAACAATAATGGAATCGAAGGCTGTGCCACCTGctttgtttttaagggattgtTCATTTTCACTTGTCGGCATGTAATAAACGATATCGTGGGAGAAGGAATAGAGCCAAGCCAGTGGGCAGATATAATCAGTCAATGTGTAATGGTGAAATTCGATTATGAAGATACCGCTGTCACAAAAGACAACTGCTTTCTCGTTGAACCTTGGTTTGAGATATCTGACACAACTCTTGACTACGCCGTcctgaaactgaaagaaaatggacaagAAGTACCTGCGGGACTGTATAATGGGATTGGTCCTATACCGTCTAGtggtttgatatatattattGGCCATCCAGATGGAGGAAAGAAGCATACTGATGCTTGTGTTGTGATTCCTCAGGGTAAACGAGAAGAGAAATGTAAGGAAAAGATTCAGATGAGAACAGCAGGAGGTTACAATAAATCTGAGTTTATCCACATGTACACTCAAAGAAGCTTCCAGGAAATGCTTCAAAATCCTGATGTGATTACCTATGacaccacctttttttttgggtcttctggcTCTCCAGTGTTTGATTCAAAAGGTTCTTTGGTGGCCATGCATGCTGCTGGCACCACGTGTCTGCTACTGAGTGAGAAGGCTCATATCATTGAGTTTGGTCCGGCTATGAACAGTATCCTCTCACATATTAAGCAAAACCATGAAAGATGGTATAATGATGTATTTCTAAACCAACAGGATGTAGAAATGCCAAGTCAAGAGTACTGA